From a single Halogeometricum sp. S3BR5-2 genomic region:
- a CDS encoding molybdopterin oxidoreductase family protein, producing the protein MSRQRAPESERGSDADVPQGTDGDATADESRRYDPVDTVCPSCSVGCGLRYSDRTGGAVGREEAPVNPEGRLCPKGIEAFDGLDENRLTEPLVRKDGELVPASWEEALDRVERELGGLVDAHGPDSLAFLGAPRCTNEENYLFAKLARTLGTNNVDNRARICHRSAVTATTRRFGCGAMTNTLEDLSEADAFLVVGSNPAAQQPIAFDGYVRPAVNDGATLVHVDPRANRTTRAADVHLAARPGTDALLVNLLVAELLELGAVDREFVEARTTGFDAFVDSFEGFDVAAGAERTGVEREEIRRVARTIADADGTAVIVGTGAEADDHRGTATVDALLNLLLLTGNVGRRGAGMNVLRGLNNEQGANDVGARPTTLPGFDPVDDSEARERVATEWGVDPSDLPTEPGLSELEAVRAFGDEVRGAYVLGENPAVTRMETQFVARKFESLDFLLVQDIAPSETVEHADVVLPGSAWAEKGGTVTNLDRQVQRMRAAASPPDSARRDIDVVRELGRRLTGTAFAAETPEGVFEELTRVNPLYAGMSYAGLESGSQRWPFPEGATEGVGVLHRDRFANGEKRAPLLPVDAGDGDGTDGKDAAAGGDSLAGLVVLTRTRLNEGGSGADDGDAPELLVHPDDAAARGVRDGTRVVLDGAEAVEAVASLSGDVREGAVFLDAEWADRLLAGRESRSVEVRTADSESDSGSDSGTDPTPASN; encoded by the coding sequence ATGAGCCGACAGCGCGCACCGGAATCCGAACGCGGGTCCGACGCCGACGTTCCGCAGGGCACGGACGGCGACGCGACCGCGGACGAATCCCGGCGGTACGACCCCGTCGACACCGTCTGTCCGTCCTGTTCGGTCGGGTGCGGCCTCCGCTACAGCGACCGGACCGGCGGCGCTGTCGGCCGCGAGGAGGCACCCGTCAACCCCGAGGGACGCCTCTGTCCCAAGGGCATCGAGGCGTTCGACGGCCTCGACGAGAATCGACTGACCGAACCCCTCGTGAGGAAAGACGGCGAACTCGTCCCGGCCTCGTGGGAGGAGGCGCTGGACCGGGTCGAACGGGAACTCGGCGGTCTCGTCGACGCCCACGGCCCGGATTCGCTGGCCTTCCTCGGCGCGCCGCGCTGTACGAACGAGGAGAACTACCTGTTCGCCAAACTGGCGCGAACCCTAGGAACGAACAACGTCGACAACCGCGCGCGCATCTGTCACCGCTCGGCGGTGACGGCGACGACGCGCCGGTTCGGGTGCGGCGCGATGACGAACACCTTAGAAGACCTCTCGGAGGCGGACGCGTTCCTCGTCGTCGGGTCGAACCCGGCGGCCCAACAGCCCATCGCGTTCGACGGCTACGTCCGCCCCGCCGTCAACGACGGCGCGACGCTCGTCCACGTCGACCCGCGGGCGAACCGGACGACGCGCGCGGCGGACGTTCACCTCGCGGCCCGACCCGGCACCGACGCCCTGCTGGTGAACCTCCTCGTCGCGGAACTGCTCGAACTCGGCGCCGTCGACCGCGAGTTCGTCGAAGCGCGAACGACCGGATTCGATGCGTTCGTCGACTCCTTCGAGGGGTTCGACGTCGCCGCCGGCGCCGAGCGGACGGGCGTCGAGAGAGAAGAGATACGCCGCGTCGCCCGTACAATCGCCGACGCGGACGGCACCGCGGTCATCGTCGGCACGGGCGCCGAAGCCGACGACCACCGCGGCACCGCGACGGTTGATGCCCTGTTGAACCTCCTGCTCCTCACCGGGAACGTCGGCCGCCGCGGCGCCGGGATGAACGTCCTCCGCGGCCTCAACAACGAACAGGGCGCGAACGACGTGGGCGCCCGACCGACGACGCTCCCCGGATTCGACCCCGTCGACGACTCCGAGGCGCGCGAACGCGTCGCCACCGAGTGGGGGGTCGACCCCTCGGACCTCCCGACCGAACCCGGTCTGTCGGAACTCGAAGCGGTCCGCGCCTTCGGCGACGAGGTCCGCGGCGCGTACGTCCTCGGGGAGAACCCCGCGGTGACGCGGATGGAGACGCAGTTCGTCGCGCGCAAGTTCGAGTCGCTCGACTTCCTCCTCGTGCAGGACATCGCGCCGAGCGAGACCGTCGAACACGCCGACGTGGTGTTGCCGGGGAGCGCGTGGGCCGAGAAGGGCGGCACGGTGACCAACCTCGACAGACAGGTCCAGCGGATGCGCGCGGCGGCCTCGCCTCCCGACTCGGCCCGTCGCGACATCGACGTCGTGCGCGAACTCGGGCGACGGCTGACCGGGACCGCGTTCGCGGCCGAGACGCCCGAAGGGGTCTTCGAGGAGTTGACGCGCGTGAACCCGCTGTACGCCGGCATGTCCTACGCCGGACTCGAATCCGGCAGCCAGCGCTGGCCGTTCCCCGAGGGGGCGACCGAAGGCGTCGGCGTCCTCCATCGGGACCGCTTCGCGAACGGCGAGAAACGCGCACCATTACTCCCGGTCGACGCGGGCGACGGCGACGGGACCGACGGAAAAGACGCCGCCGCCGGCGGCGACTCGCTCGCCGGTCTCGTCGTGCTCACGCGAACGCGACTCAACGAGGGCGGTTCCGGTGCGGACGACGGCGACGCGCCCGAACTCCTCGTCCACCCCGACGACGCCGCGGCGCGCGGCGTCCGCGACGGGACGCGGGTCGTCCTCGACGGCGCCGAGGCGGTCGAAGCCGTCGCGTCGCTCTCCGGGGACGTGCGCGAGGGCGCGGTCTTCCTCGACGCCGAGTGGGCCGACCGACTCCTCGCCGGCCGGGAGTCGAGGTCCGTCGAAGTGCGGACGGCGGACTCGGAGTCGGACTCCGGTTCGGACTCGGGGACGGACCCGACGCCCGCATCTAACTGA
- a CDS encoding DegT/DnrJ/EryC1/StrS family aminotransferase — MRAQPRTASYHASGKEALYVGLSLLDRSDGDEVLVPSYAPAGVAAAVRAAGASPRFYRVESPHEPDLTSVEDAVSESTTALVAVQYFGFPQTRMDDLRRVASDHGVALVDDASHGPLGSADGRALGARGDVGFASFHKPLRVPDGAVLYVDGASPLVGRRPADERTRRVGTPGLRPGRGDLRYYAVSASAALRERVPALRRPFRAVVAAAGGAVRGDGAADSELGSDADAAGSRRSAGRRPTDGAEWHGGMSWATRRELRRTDPEAVRRERRDAYRIWAAAAADCEGVAPVFADLPPGACPWVFPVAVDADEGRAERLESRVDDAFRWPRLPDAVAGDAAFATANRLSRSVVCLPLRRPTDEAHARRLIGTADD, encoded by the coding sequence GTGCGCGCACAACCCAGAACGGCGAGCTACCACGCCTCCGGAAAGGAGGCGCTGTACGTCGGCCTGTCGCTGCTCGACCGGTCGGACGGCGACGAGGTGCTCGTGCCGAGTTACGCGCCGGCCGGCGTCGCCGCCGCCGTGCGCGCGGCGGGGGCGTCACCGCGCTTCTACCGCGTCGAGTCGCCGCACGAACCGGACCTGACGTCCGTCGAGGACGCCGTCTCCGAGTCGACGACGGCGCTCGTCGCCGTCCAGTACTTCGGTTTCCCGCAGACCCGGATGGACGACCTGCGGCGGGTCGCGAGCGACCACGGCGTCGCCCTCGTCGACGACGCCTCACACGGACCGCTCGGCTCCGCCGACGGCCGGGCGCTCGGCGCCCGCGGCGACGTGGGATTCGCAAGCTTCCACAAACCGCTACGCGTGCCCGACGGCGCCGTCCTCTACGTCGACGGCGCCTCGCCGCTCGTCGGCCGCAGGCCCGCCGACGAGCGGACCCGACGCGTCGGAACGCCCGGTCTCCGACCCGGACGCGGCGACCTTCGGTACTACGCCGTCTCGGCGAGCGCGGCACTCCGCGAACGCGTCCCGGCGCTGCGTAGACCGTTCCGCGCGGTCGTCGCGGCCGCCGGCGGTGCGGTCCGCGGTGACGGCGCCGCCGACTCGGAACTCGGTTCGGACGCCGACGCCGCCGGTTCGCGGCGCTCCGCCGGCCGGCGCCCGACGGACGGGGCCGAGTGGCACGGCGGGATGTCGTGGGCGACCCGGCGGGAACTGCGGCGGACGGACCCCGAGGCGGTGCGGCGCGAACGCCGGGACGCGTACCGAATCTGGGCGGCGGCCGCGGCCGACTGCGAGGGCGTCGCGCCCGTCTTCGCGGACCTCCCCCCGGGCGCCTGCCCGTGGGTTTTCCCGGTCGCGGTCGACGCCGACGAGGGCCGGGCCGAGCGGCTCGAATCCCGCGTCGACGACGCGTTCCGGTGGCCCAGACTCCCCGACGCGGTGGCCGGCGACGCGGCCTTCGCGACCGCGAACCGCCTCTCGCGGTCGGTCGTCTGCCTGCCGCTCCGCCGACCCACCGACGAGGCGCACGCCCGGCGACTCATCGGGACGGCGGACGACTGA
- a CDS encoding lipid II:glycine glycyltransferase FemX → MTLDIEPADEDDWNEIVDRSEEASVFHGAEALSVVEDHAGAEVTRLVGYNGNEPIGVFPVFESRTGPFTLVTSPPKLLHTFQLGPAMVGMAGMKRRKCEQYRREFVTECLAWVDEHIDPDSTFVRTTPEFGDIRPFGWNGFEATPFYTYAVDLTTDREDLITEFSRDARSNIRNAEEDEYTVEVGGKETLRETFRAVADRHDETGAPLKVDQSFVVDLYERTPEGTVRPYACRVDGEFATGMITLCSDSTVYRWKGGGRSDTGLQATDLLDWHIMCDAMDRGHERYDLVGANIPRICDYKAKFAPDVQTYYTLDRANRLFSASAAVKGAISR, encoded by the coding sequence ATGACACTCGACATCGAACCCGCGGACGAAGACGACTGGAACGAAATCGTAGACCGCTCCGAGGAGGCCTCCGTCTTTCACGGCGCCGAGGCCCTCTCGGTGGTCGAAGACCACGCCGGCGCCGAGGTGACGCGTCTCGTCGGCTACAACGGAAACGAACCCATCGGCGTCTTCCCCGTCTTCGAGTCGCGGACGGGGCCGTTCACGCTCGTCACCTCGCCGCCGAAGCTCCTTCACACGTTCCAACTCGGCCCCGCGATGGTCGGGATGGCGGGAATGAAGCGCCGCAAGTGCGAGCAGTATCGCCGCGAGTTCGTCACGGAGTGTCTGGCGTGGGTCGACGAGCATATCGACCCCGACTCGACGTTCGTCCGGACGACGCCGGAGTTCGGCGACATCAGACCGTTCGGCTGGAACGGCTTCGAGGCGACGCCGTTCTACACGTACGCGGTGGACCTCACGACCGACCGCGAGGACCTGATAACAGAGTTCAGCCGCGACGCGCGGAGCAACATCCGCAACGCCGAGGAGGACGAGTACACCGTCGAGGTGGGCGGCAAGGAGACGCTCCGGGAGACGTTCCGCGCGGTGGCGGACCGACACGACGAGACGGGCGCGCCGCTGAAAGTCGACCAGTCGTTCGTCGTCGACCTGTACGAGCGAACCCCCGAGGGTACCGTCCGACCCTACGCCTGCCGCGTCGACGGCGAGTTCGCCACCGGGATGATAACGCTCTGTTCGGACTCGACAGTCTACCGGTGGAAGGGCGGCGGCCGGAGCGACACCGGCCTGCAGGCGACGGACCTGCTCGACTGGCACATCATGTGCGACGCGATGGACCGCGGGCACGAGCGCTACGACCTCGTGGGCGCCAACATCCCCCGCATCTGCGATTACAAGGCCAAGTTCGCGCCCGACGTGCAGACGTACTACACGCTCGACCGGGCGAACAGACTGTTCTCGGCGTCCGCGGCGGTGAAGGGCGCTATCAGCCGGTAG
- a CDS encoding oligosaccharide flippase family protein — MDVSRSSTLVFLASVGTTVAGFVGHVYFARVLGPELLGAFFLFQALLTVCIVGTDLGVGTGVEKQLSGASDREETFSTAVVFYAVTVGVVVCGILLFSDTIDRYVGIEVAALLAVAVCAKQCKRLLNTTLKGELRVGEISGPMLADRVGWVAVGAALLALGFGVESLVYGTIFGSVVGLVWIAAKIDTSFTRPSFDRLRSLLGFAKYNFVPSLGLQVHNWMDVLVIGYFLSQSAVGAYETAWKVSTITTVLATSVSTTVLPQTSAWDSGEKLDRIEDLLSSAITPSILLVVPAFFGVVALAPNILGLLFGPEFTVASLALVVLVAGKVPEAIQLLVGRCLLGMDRPNLVARATVWTIGLNLLLNVVLVVQFGLVGAAVATTASFTVGLILRAKYLSALMDLRIPYREVGWCVVASVGMYAAVVGVTSAFPADTLPRLFGVVLLAAVVYGAILLLFGRLRTRAMGLARRFSPL, encoded by the coding sequence ATGGACGTCTCGCGCTCCAGCACCCTCGTCTTCCTCGCCTCGGTCGGAACCACCGTCGCGGGGTTCGTCGGTCACGTCTACTTCGCCCGCGTCCTCGGTCCCGAACTGCTCGGCGCCTTCTTCCTGTTCCAGGCGCTTCTCACCGTCTGCATCGTCGGCACCGACCTCGGCGTCGGCACCGGGGTCGAGAAGCAACTGAGCGGCGCCTCCGACCGCGAGGAGACGTTCTCGACCGCGGTGGTCTTCTACGCGGTCACCGTCGGCGTCGTCGTCTGCGGCATCCTCCTGTTCTCCGATACGATCGACCGCTACGTCGGGATAGAGGTCGCGGCCCTGCTCGCGGTGGCCGTCTGCGCCAAGCAGTGCAAGCGCCTCCTCAACACCACGCTCAAAGGCGAACTCCGGGTCGGCGAGATATCCGGACCGATGCTGGCCGACCGGGTGGGGTGGGTCGCGGTCGGAGCGGCGCTCCTCGCCCTCGGATTCGGCGTCGAGAGCCTCGTGTACGGCACCATATTCGGGTCCGTCGTCGGCCTCGTCTGGATCGCCGCGAAGATAGACACCTCGTTCACCCGGCCGTCCTTCGACCGCCTGCGGTCGCTGCTCGGGTTCGCGAAGTACAACTTCGTCCCCTCGCTGGGGTTGCAGGTCCACAACTGGATGGACGTGCTGGTCATCGGCTACTTCCTCTCGCAGTCCGCCGTCGGCGCCTACGAGACGGCCTGGAAGGTGTCGACCATCACCACCGTCCTCGCCACGTCGGTCAGCACGACGGTCCTCCCGCAGACGAGCGCGTGGGATTCGGGGGAGAAACTCGACCGCATCGAAGACCTGCTCTCTTCGGCCATCACGCCCAGCATCCTCCTCGTCGTGCCGGCGTTCTTCGGCGTCGTCGCCCTCGCGCCTAACATCCTCGGACTGCTGTTCGGCCCGGAGTTCACCGTCGCGTCGCTGGCGCTGGTCGTCCTCGTCGCCGGGAAGGTGCCCGAGGCCATCCAACTGCTCGTCGGGCGGTGTCTGCTCGGGATGGACAGACCGAACCTCGTCGCGCGGGCGACCGTCTGGACCATCGGGCTCAATCTCCTGTTGAACGTCGTCTTGGTCGTCCAGTTCGGTCTCGTGGGCGCCGCCGTCGCCACGACGGCCTCGTTCACCGTCGGGCTAATCCTCCGTGCGAAGTATCTCTCGGCGCTCATGGACCTCCGAATCCCGTACCGCGAGGTGGGGTGGTGCGTCGTCGCCTCGGTCGGGATGTACGCCGCCGTCGTCGGCGTCACCTCCGCCTTCCCCGCCGACACCCTCCCGCGGCTCTTCGGGGTGGTGCTCCTCGCGGCGGTTGTCTACGGTGCCATCCTCCTCCTGTTCGGCCGACTCCGAACCCGCGCGATGGGGTTAGCGCGACGTTTCTCGCCTCTCTGA
- a CDS encoding asparagine synthase-related protein, whose translation MVGIQGRLGDAEHPSPHPSLSLTGEERCDRYAADGLGVTVLAHGRSRNRTPGSAANGTTRWWVDGRIHSVETPSGGRSDVSDGGRACADLFESAGPAAADRLNGTFVAVGYDGRENEAYVVTDRLGTRPLYYARTDGGLVFSTHVQSLPAHPEVDADVDPDLLAEYCSLERTAGVTTPLTGVESFPPSSVTTIDLDTLETRSERYWSPHHDPEDASFETFARRYAETLETVMRERLVPGRRYGFLVSGGSDSRLLLDIATDVLPREDIVVYHLSDWMSDEARAAERAALTEGVEFRWLRRGEGHQERLLSAAAETMNFQGRAEQAHALSHVDRLREEVDCLVTGLYADTFFEAMNVDRHAVGLGPLGTFHSLTAVPTRSVEDHVERYGDSTPAYVDTDRSLREILRERIDVREDGSVVDHGVSFPSLRDLSLYGETYPLWTDADQFYWSLEQTMPHWTPFLDDRMVDLAESVPVRYQLRRKLSNAALRHRESPLAAFPLSSTGVSPSRGFLAQFLGARLTALVRRFSDTGEPPQPYFTHEPWTYVPGVLDHQTFVADVLRRRQSDVRDAPFLRWDGVLDSFRARLDGERGTSELYTLLSLLEMPVFEDLRSERSGPKRPDAAPAEDPTSVRGVDGNAWASNPRPGQD comes from the coding sequence ATGGTCGGAATCCAAGGACGGCTTGGTGACGCCGAGCATCCCTCTCCGCATCCCTCCTTGTCTCTCACTGGCGAAGAACGGTGCGACAGGTACGCGGCGGACGGTCTCGGGGTCACGGTCCTCGCCCACGGACGGAGCCGAAACCGGACTCCCGGTTCGGCGGCCAACGGAACGACTCGCTGGTGGGTCGACGGTCGGATACACAGCGTCGAGACGCCTTCGGGGGGGCGGAGCGACGTCAGCGACGGCGGGCGCGCCTGCGCCGACCTGTTCGAGTCGGCCGGTCCGGCGGCCGCCGACCGCCTGAACGGGACGTTCGTCGCCGTGGGGTACGACGGCCGGGAGAACGAGGCGTACGTCGTGACCGATCGACTGGGCACGCGCCCCCTCTACTACGCCCGGACCGACGGCGGCCTCGTGTTCTCCACACACGTCCAGTCGCTCCCCGCCCACCCGGAGGTCGACGCCGACGTCGACCCCGACCTGCTGGCCGAATACTGCTCGCTCGAACGGACCGCGGGAGTGACCACTCCCCTTACCGGCGTGGAGTCGTTTCCCCCGTCGTCGGTGACGACGATAGACCTCGACACGCTCGAAACCCGGAGCGAGCGGTACTGGTCGCCGCACCACGACCCCGAGGACGCCTCGTTCGAGACGTTCGCGCGGCGGTACGCGGAGACGCTGGAGACGGTCATGCGGGAGCGACTCGTCCCCGGCCGGCGGTACGGCTTCCTCGTCAGCGGCGGCAGCGACTCCCGACTCCTCCTCGACATCGCCACGGACGTCCTCCCCCGCGAGGACATCGTCGTCTACCACCTCTCCGACTGGATGAGCGACGAGGCCCGCGCCGCCGAACGCGCCGCGCTGACCGAGGGCGTCGAGTTCCGCTGGCTTCGCCGCGGGGAGGGGCATCAGGAGCGGTTGCTGTCGGCGGCCGCCGAGACCATGAACTTTCAGGGGCGGGCCGAACAGGCCCACGCGCTCTCGCACGTCGACCGCCTGCGCGAGGAGGTCGACTGCCTCGTCACGGGCCTGTACGCGGACACGTTCTTCGAGGCGATGAACGTCGACCGACACGCGGTCGGTCTCGGACCGTTGGGGACGTTTCACTCGCTGACGGCGGTCCCCACCCGGTCGGTCGAGGACCACGTCGAGCGATACGGCGACTCGACGCCGGCCTACGTCGACACCGACCGCTCGCTCCGGGAGATTCTCCGAGAGCGCATCGACGTGCGCGAGGACGGCTCCGTCGTCGACCACGGCGTGTCGTTCCCCTCGCTGCGCGACCTCTCGCTGTACGGCGAGACGTACCCGCTCTGGACCGACGCCGACCAGTTCTACTGGAGCCTCGAACAGACGATGCCGCACTGGACGCCGTTCCTGGACGACCGTATGGTCGACCTCGCGGAGTCGGTCCCCGTGCGGTATCAGCTCAGACGGAAGCTCTCGAACGCCGCGCTCCGGCACCGCGAATCGCCGCTCGCGGCGTTCCCGCTGTCGTCGACGGGCGTCTCGCCGTCCCGCGGGTTCCTCGCGCAGTTCCTCGGCGCCCGCCTCACGGCGCTCGTCCGGCGGTTCTCCGACACCGGCGAACCCCCGCAGCCCTACTTCACGCACGAACCGTGGACGTACGTCCCGGGCGTGCTCGACCACCAGACGTTCGTCGCCGACGTGCTTCGGCGGCGGCAGTCCGACGTCAGGGACGCGCCGTTCCTCCGGTGGGACGGCGTCCTCGACTCGTTCCGGGCCCGACTCGACGGGGAGCGCGGCACTTCTGAACTGTACACACTGCTCTCGCTGCTCGAAATGCCGGTCTTCGAGGACCTCCGCTCGGAGCGCTCCGGCCCGAAGCGACCCGACGCCGCCCCGGCGGAGGACCCGACGTCGGTCCGCGGCGTCGACGGGAACGCGTGGGCGTCGAACCCGCGGCCGGGGCAGGACTGA
- a CDS encoding alkaline phosphatase family protein — MAGTNLDVLLVGIDAACLPVLRRLEETESIPTLSSLLADGTSGPLESQLPPWTPSAWPSLYTGTNPGKHGAFSFLEYDGYDWDVVDAASVAEPALWEILDAEGLSSVVVNVPVTHPAADIDGAVVPGFVGPEDPRCTPPGLLSNLREELGGYRVYADNEFAGDAPRDARVSEYRDLVRSRGGAFRYLADRFDPDFGFLQFQQTDTVFHDMPGDFDAVRSVYEAVDEQVAETLAATDPTHVVLASDHGMGEFDRHEFRVNEFLREHGYVETTRDEAGMPSWVPLWRDSLGGGDDADGGSDGDEPDSDAPGLAERGVAALSALGLSPARAAGALEAVGLLGAARRFAPEGVVSAAGVSERVDFAESTAYMRLPVELGIRLNVAGREPEGVVPPDEYESVRADLVDLLSGVTTPDGDPVFERVVPREEVFDGPHVADAVDIVTVPAGFENFPAAQLRGDVFGAPGEPWNHKLHGVVGVSGPDVPERETSDAHLLDVAPTVLSLLGVPLSDRMEGSPLVGDRPPTRAYDRPDREQTDAPGEGVEAHLANLGYLD; from the coding sequence ATGGCAGGGACGAACCTCGACGTGCTCCTCGTCGGTATCGACGCCGCCTGCCTCCCCGTCCTGCGTCGCTTGGAAGAGACCGAGTCGATACCGACGCTTTCCTCGCTCCTCGCGGACGGGACGAGCGGCCCGCTGGAATCGCAGCTCCCGCCGTGGACGCCCAGCGCGTGGCCCTCGCTGTACACGGGTACGAATCCCGGCAAACACGGCGCGTTCAGCTTCCTGGAGTACGACGGCTACGACTGGGACGTCGTGGACGCCGCGTCCGTGGCCGAACCGGCGCTGTGGGAAATTCTCGACGCCGAGGGCCTGTCGAGCGTCGTCGTCAACGTCCCGGTGACGCACCCGGCGGCGGACATCGACGGCGCGGTCGTTCCGGGGTTCGTCGGCCCCGAGGACCCGCGCTGCACCCCGCCGGGACTCCTCTCGAACCTCCGCGAGGAACTCGGCGGCTACCGCGTCTACGCGGACAACGAGTTCGCGGGCGACGCCCCGCGCGACGCCCGCGTCTCGGAGTACCGCGACCTCGTCCGTTCGCGCGGCGGGGCGTTCCGCTACCTCGCCGACCGCTTCGACCCGGACTTCGGCTTCCTGCAGTTCCAGCAGACCGACACCGTCTTCCACGACATGCCCGGCGACTTCGACGCCGTCCGCTCGGTGTACGAGGCCGTCGACGAGCAGGTGGCGGAGACGCTGGCGGCGACGGACCCGACCCACGTCGTCCTCGCCAGCGACCACGGGATGGGCGAGTTCGACCGACACGAGTTCCGCGTCAACGAGTTCCTCCGCGAGCACGGCTACGTGGAGACGACGCGGGACGAGGCGGGCATGCCGTCGTGGGTGCCGCTCTGGCGCGACTCGCTCGGCGGGGGCGACGACGCGGACGGCGGAAGCGACGGAGACGAACCCGACTCGGACGCCCCCGGCCTCGCGGAACGGGGCGTGGCCGCGCTGTCGGCTCTCGGCCTCTCGCCCGCCCGCGCCGCGGGCGCCCTCGAAGCGGTCGGCCTCCTCGGCGCGGCCCGGCGGTTCGCCCCCGAGGGCGTCGTCTCCGCGGCGGGCGTCTCCGAACGCGTCGACTTCGCCGAATCGACGGCGTACATGCGCCTCCCGGTCGAGCTCGGGATTCGGCTCAACGTCGCCGGCCGGGAACCCGAGGGCGTCGTCCCGCCCGACGAGTACGAGTCGGTCCGCGCGGACCTCGTCGACCTGCTCTCGGGGGTGACGACGCCGGACGGCGACCCGGTGTTCGAGCGCGTCGTCCCGCGCGAGGAGGTGTTCGACGGCCCGCACGTGGCGGACGCCGTCGACATCGTCACGGTTCCGGCGGGCTTCGAGAACTTCCCCGCCGCGCAACTGCGCGGCGACGTGTTCGGCGCGCCGGGGGAGCCGTGGAACCACAAACTTCACGGCGTCGTCGGCGTCAGCGGCCCCGACGTGCCGGAAAGAGAGACATCCGACGCGCACCTGCTCGACGTGGCGCCGACGGTGCTCTCGCTTCTCGGCGTCCCCCTCAGCGACCGGATGGAGGGGTCGCCGTTGGTCGGCGACCGACCGCCGACGCGGGCGTACGACCGCCCGGACCGCGAACAGACCGACGCCCCAGGCGAGGGCGTCGAAGCGCACCTCGCGAATCTCGGATACCTCGACTGA
- a CDS encoding YIP1 family protein, whose protein sequence is MPSTPLFDPERFFAERTPSLLGAAAVVYAIGVVSVASGVPLFEQAVGSDASAGLVVVAVLLGGAVGAAGIWALFTAVVYVLSGLLGGSGSLARTAANVGWGQLPNLLASAVATGAIWFLYLTGGLPSITPTHGQLPLWVVLLQVTANVAGYLWVGYLFAYGIREARNLTLRRAAVVAGVVSVGSIVFSLSSLL, encoded by the coding sequence ATGCCCTCCACTCCGCTGTTCGACCCCGAACGCTTCTTCGCCGAGCGGACGCCGTCGCTGCTCGGCGCGGCCGCCGTCGTGTACGCCATCGGCGTCGTCTCCGTCGCGAGCGGCGTTCCCCTCTTCGAACAGGCCGTCGGGAGCGACGCGTCCGCCGGACTGGTCGTGGTCGCCGTTCTCCTCGGCGGCGCGGTCGGCGCGGCCGGAATCTGGGCGCTGTTCACGGCCGTCGTCTACGTCCTGAGCGGCCTGCTCGGCGGGTCAGGGTCGCTCGCGCGGACGGCGGCGAACGTCGGATGGGGACAGCTTCCGAACCTGCTCGCGAGTGCGGTCGCGACCGGTGCGATATGGTTCCTCTACCTGACCGGCGGCCTCCCGAGCATCACCCCGACGCACGGTCAGTTGCCGCTCTGGGTCGTCTTGCTCCAAGTGACGGCGAACGTCGCCGGCTACCTCTGGGTCGGCTACCTGTTCGCGTACGGAATCCGCGAGGCGCGGAACCTCACGCTCCGCCGCGCCGCCGTCGTCGCGGGCGTCGTCTCCGTCGGCTCCATCGTCTTCTCGCTGTCGTCGCTGCTGTGA
- a CDS encoding SDR family NAD(P)-dependent oxidoreductase, which produces MLDDTVAIVTGGSTGIGKAIAEKYLEHGADVVVSNRSEETGRETAEELGCEYVRCDVSEYDQVEALVEATVEEFGRLDTVVNNAGIGHAASLEEMSVEDWQRVLRVNLDGVMYGSKAALPHLRETEGSIVNVASIYGLVAGPGAPAYSAAKGGVVNLIRQIAIDYASANVRVNCICPGFVETPMTDDYLDQNQFYEFVRGETPLGRVAQPEEISGIAAFLASDEASYITGANIPVDGGWTAH; this is translated from the coding sequence ATGCTCGACGACACCGTTGCTATCGTCACCGGCGGTTCGACCGGCATCGGGAAGGCCATCGCGGAGAAGTACCTGGAACACGGCGCGGACGTCGTCGTCTCGAACCGCTCCGAGGAGACGGGGCGGGAGACGGCCGAGGAACTCGGCTGCGAGTACGTCCGATGCGACGTCTCGGAGTACGACCAGGTGGAGGCGTTGGTCGAGGCCACCGTCGAGGAGTTCGGCCGCCTCGACACCGTCGTCAACAACGCCGGCATCGGCCACGCCGCCTCCCTCGAAGAGATGTCCGTCGAGGACTGGCAGCGGGTGCTCAGGGTCAACCTCGACGGCGTCATGTACGGGTCGAAGGCGGCGCTGCCGCACCTCAGGGAGACTGAGGGCTCCATCGTCAACGTCGCCTCCATCTACGGCCTCGTCGCCGGCCCCGGTGCGCCCGCCTACTCGGCGGCGAAGGGTGGTGTGGTGAATCTCATCCGCCAGATAGCCATCGACTACGCGTCCGCGAACGTCCGCGTCAACTGCATCTGTCCGGGGTTCGTCGAGACGCCGATGACCGACGACTACCTCGACCAGAACCAGTTCTACGAGTTCGTCCGCGGCGAGACGCCCCTCGGACGGGTGGCCCAACCAGAGGAGATTTCGGGTATCGCGGCGTTTCTCGCCTCCGACGAGGCGTCCTACATCACGGGCGCGAACATCCCCGTCGACGGCGGGTGGACGGCGCACTGA